A genomic window from Terrisporobacter glycolicus ATCC 14880 = DSM 1288 includes:
- a CDS encoding sigma-54 interaction domain-containing protein → MKTIGIVTDGVTKLEIFLNENIRLIFGEKVKINNYQFKNLEKNHLINDDVILVMINDRVVKVKEYVDDTSKIIKINRSIRQKDIYKLFALPEGMDVLVVNDNEHTIIETISSLYGLGVNHLNFVLYNKNIDQSNIKVAVTPGESNLVPNYIENIIDLGHRYIDSSTFIQIMTKLKIEDKDVTKNLIKYCDEVISLYSGINNTYKYLTIINEELNSIINLSQNGMILISNKNEITICNESLKNILDMDEYIVGKKVTDIDNVEIRKIFELKEAEDEVVKYKNKYLNINKYKINSFGKNTGTYFCIQEITHIKKLEQNLSKKLRYSGQIARYNFDDIKTQSPILENTIKLAKRIAKSDHTVLITGESGTGKELMAQSIHNESLRANQPFIAVNCAAMPENLMESELFGYEEGSFTGALKGGKKGLFEQANNGTIFLDEIGDMPVYLQTKLLRVIQEQQVMRIGSNNIINIDVRIIAATNRDLLKMVKEEKFRSDLYYRINVLPINIPALKDRKEDILMLLQSFISNKRELSDEVKNILNKYNWPGNIRELRNVALYIDTMVENNKVIIENLPYYLLNYDLDEDIKNIQMKFELNKIREVINIIRNFNLENKSAGRNSIMNRLMEKEVVISEGEVRNILTSLKELDIIESEVGRKGSELTNKGIRLLNKIGR, encoded by the coding sequence ATGAAAACAATAGGAATAGTTACAGATGGAGTAACAAAACTAGAAATATTTTTAAATGAAAATATTAGATTAATATTTGGTGAAAAAGTAAAAATAAATAATTATCAGTTTAAAAATCTTGAAAAAAATCATTTAATAAATGACGATGTAATACTTGTTATGATTAATGATAGAGTTGTAAAAGTGAAAGAGTATGTAGATGATACTAGTAAAATTATAAAAATAAATAGAAGTATTAGACAAAAGGATATATATAAATTATTTGCATTACCAGAAGGTATGGATGTTTTAGTTGTAAATGATAATGAACATACTATAATAGAAACAATCTCAAGTTTATATGGTTTAGGAGTAAATCATCTTAACTTTGTTTTATACAATAAAAATATAGACCAAAGCAATATCAAAGTTGCAGTTACACCTGGAGAGTCAAACTTAGTTCCCAATTATATAGAAAATATAATTGATTTAGGTCATAGATACATAGATAGTTCGACATTTATTCAAATAATGACTAAATTAAAAATTGAAGATAAAGATGTTACAAAAAATTTAATTAAATATTGTGATGAAGTTATAAGTTTATACTCTGGAATTAATAACACATATAAGTATTTAACTATTATAAATGAAGAATTAAACTCTATAATAAATTTATCTCAAAATGGAATGATATTAATCTCAAATAAAAATGAGATAACTATATGTAATGAAAGCTTAAAAAATATATTAGATATGGATGAATATATAGTTGGTAAGAAAGTTACAGATATAGATAATGTAGAAATAAGAAAAATTTTTGAATTAAAAGAAGCTGAAGATGAAGTAGTTAAGTACAAGAATAAATATTTGAATATAAACAAATATAAAATAAATAGTTTTGGAAAAAATACAGGTACTTATTTTTGTATTCAAGAAATTACTCATATTAAAAAACTAGAGCAAAATCTTAGTAAAAAATTAAGATATAGTGGACAGATAGCTAGATATAATTTTGATGATATTAAAACACAATCTCCAATTTTAGAAAACACTATAAAGTTAGCGAAAAGGATTGCAAAATCTGATCATACTGTATTAATTACTGGAGAAAGTGGTACAGGAAAAGAATTAATGGCCCAATCTATACATAATGAATCTTTAAGAGCTAATCAGCCTTTTATTGCTGTAAATTGTGCAGCTATGCCAGAAAATTTAATGGAAAGTGAGTTGTTTGGATATGAAGAAGGTTCATTCACAGGTGCATTAAAAGGAGGTAAAAAAGGATTATTTGAGCAAGCTAATAATGGGACAATATTCTTAGATGAAATAGGAGATATGCCAGTATATCTTCAAACAAAATTACTTCGTGTTATACAAGAACAACAGGTTATGCGCATTGGATCAAACAACATCATAAATATTGATGTTAGGATAATAGCTGCAACCAATAGAGATTTATTAAAGATGGTTAAAGAAGAAAAGTTTAGATCTGATTTGTATTATAGGATAAATGTTCTACCTATTAATATACCGGCCTTAAAAGATAGAAAAGAAGATATACTTATGCTATTACAATCATTTATATCAAATAAACGCGAATTAAGTGATGAAGTAAAAAATATCTTAAATAAATATAATTGGCCAGGTAATATTAGAGAGCTGAGAAATGTAGCACTGTATATAGATACAATGGTTGAAAATAATAAAGTGATAATAGAAAATTTACCTTATTATCTTTTAAATTATGATTTAGATGAAGATATTAAAAATATACAAATGAAATTTGAATTAAATAAAATAAGAGAAGTAATTAATATAATTAGAAATTTTAATTTGGAAAATAAATCAGCTGGAAGAAATAGCATAATGAATAGATTAATGGAGAAAGAAGTTGTTATTAGTGAAGGTGAAGTTAGAAATATACTTACTTCATTAAAGGAACTTGATATTATAGAAAGTGAAGTTGGAAGAAAAGGTAGTGAACTAACTAATAAAGGAATAAGATTACTAAATAAAATAGGTAGATAA